From Micromonospora rifamycinica, a single genomic window includes:
- a CDS encoding polyphosphate polymerase domain-containing protein — translation MRPRFPRRTPGSDPSTVAEPSAGGHRESSPPPGDTDHAGHALRAPSKLHAFNRYEIKYLVETTKVPALRAALAARMTPDAHGGDGGYGVWSVYYDTTDLRFYWEKIEGLKFRRKLRVRHYGDRSGVTDDGTVHVEIKQRVNRVTQKRRIAVPYRVARQLCDERVMIGHDPSQRGFVEEVLGLVSGLDLRPVAMTGYQREAFVGQAADLGLRVTLDHRVRGRDRDFHLGADAENRLIIPASKSIVEVKANERVPYWLTDLAGRAELSVVRVSKYCQSVEAFGRVPRSIFHVQDADPAADLVAPTPRNEA, via the coding sequence ATGCGACCACGATTCCCCCGCCGGACCCCCGGATCCGATCCGTCCACCGTCGCCGAACCCTCCGCCGGAGGGCATCGCGAGTCGTCGCCCCCTCCCGGCGACACCGACCACGCCGGCCACGCCCTCCGGGCACCGAGCAAACTGCACGCGTTCAACCGGTACGAGATCAAGTACCTGGTCGAGACGACGAAGGTGCCGGCGTTGCGGGCCGCACTCGCCGCCCGGATGACGCCCGACGCGCACGGCGGTGACGGTGGCTACGGCGTCTGGAGCGTCTACTACGACACCACCGACCTGCGTTTCTACTGGGAGAAGATCGAAGGACTGAAGTTCCGTCGCAAGCTGCGGGTACGCCACTACGGCGACCGCTCCGGCGTGACCGACGACGGGACCGTGCACGTCGAGATCAAGCAGCGGGTCAACCGGGTCACCCAGAAGCGCCGGATCGCCGTGCCCTACCGGGTGGCCCGCCAACTCTGCGACGAGCGCGTCATGATCGGACACGATCCCTCCCAGCGCGGTTTCGTCGAGGAGGTGCTGGGACTCGTCTCCGGCCTCGACCTGCGTCCGGTGGCGATGACCGGCTACCAGCGTGAGGCGTTCGTCGGCCAGGCGGCCGACCTGGGCCTGCGGGTCACCCTCGACCACCGGGTACGCGGCCGGGACCGCGACTTCCACCTCGGCGCGGACGCCGAGAACCGCCTGATCATTCCGGCCTCGAAGTCGATCGTCGAGGTCAAGGCGAACGAACGGGTTCCGTACTGGCTCACCGACCTGGCCGGCCGGGCCGAGCTGTCGGTGGTGCGGGTCTCCAAGTACTGCCAGAGCGTCGAGGCGTTCGGTCGCGTGCCGCGCTCGATCTTCCACGTCCAGGATGCCGATCCCGCCGCCGACCTGGTGGCCCCCACCCCGAGAAACGAGGCCTGA
- the cysC gene encoding adenylyl-sulfate kinase, giving the protein MSNGSVLPEDVLRDAPAYAPRPGELADLELLLSGAYTPLAGFMTRADLVSLQRRGRLDDGTSWPVPVTLQVPTPVADGLDPADPGRRTLVLTDGEGAPVAALEVTDVWPVRDGVAGLGGPVRRLGDGGHGPFQRLRRGPEEVRPLLPPGRVLGVIADRPLHRPQLAQIAHAARTLGAHLLVMIPVGEDGAGGLPTEALVRSVFAARDRMPPATLVAVPLPRRTDEISDALLRARISAAYGVTHLLSTGGMLSGAGLRVLVPRELAYDSRDGQWRWRDDIPPRNRKLALSEAEIDDLLDRGFPLPEWHTPPAVAKELARARPPRRHRGLVVFLTGLSGSGKSTIARGLADLLREQGERTITLLDGDVVRRELSAGLTFSRADRDANVRRIGWVAAEIARHRGVGICCPIAPYAQARAAVREMARSAGAGFLLVHVATPLEVCEQRDRKGLYARARAGLLTGMTGIDDPYEAPTDADLVVDTTDQSIEEAVQAVLNHLTETGWVEPRLPSA; this is encoded by the coding sequence ATGAGCAACGGTTCAGTGCTGCCCGAGGACGTGCTACGGGATGCTCCCGCGTACGCGCCACGCCCCGGTGAGCTGGCCGATCTGGAGTTGCTGCTGAGTGGGGCGTACACCCCGCTGGCCGGCTTCATGACCCGCGCCGACCTGGTGTCGTTGCAGCGGCGTGGCCGGTTGGACGACGGCACGTCCTGGCCGGTGCCGGTGACCCTCCAGGTGCCCACCCCGGTCGCCGACGGGCTGGACCCGGCCGATCCGGGCCGCCGGACGCTGGTGCTCACCGACGGCGAGGGTGCCCCGGTGGCCGCGCTGGAGGTGACCGACGTCTGGCCCGTCCGCGACGGCGTGGCCGGGTTGGGTGGCCCGGTCCGCCGGCTCGGTGACGGCGGGCACGGCCCGTTCCAGCGGCTCCGGCGCGGCCCGGAGGAGGTACGCCCGCTGCTGCCCCCGGGCCGGGTGCTCGGGGTGATCGCCGACCGGCCGCTGCACCGGCCGCAGCTCGCCCAGATCGCGCACGCGGCCCGTACCCTCGGCGCACACCTGCTGGTGATGATCCCGGTCGGTGAGGACGGCGCGGGCGGGCTGCCCACCGAGGCCCTGGTCCGCAGCGTCTTCGCCGCCCGGGACCGGATGCCCCCGGCGACCCTGGTCGCGGTGCCGCTGCCGCGCCGTACCGACGAGATCAGCGACGCCCTGCTGCGGGCCCGGATCTCCGCCGCCTACGGGGTCACCCACCTGCTGTCCACCGGCGGGATGCTCTCCGGGGCCGGGCTGCGGGTGCTGGTCCCCCGCGAGCTGGCCTACGACAGCCGGGACGGCCAGTGGCGCTGGCGGGACGACATCCCGCCGCGCAACCGCAAGCTGGCGCTCAGCGAGGCGGAGATCGACGACCTGCTCGACCGGGGGTTCCCGCTGCCCGAGTGGCACACCCCGCCGGCGGTGGCCAAGGAACTCGCCCGGGCCCGCCCGCCGCGCCGGCACCGGGGGCTGGTGGTCTTCCTGACCGGGCTCTCCGGTTCCGGCAAGTCGACCATCGCCCGGGGCCTGGCCGACCTGCTCCGCGAGCAGGGCGAGCGGACGATCACCCTGCTCGACGGCGACGTGGTGCGCCGGGAACTGTCGGCCGGATTGACCTTCAGCCGGGCCGACCGGGACGCCAACGTCCGGCGGATCGGCTGGGTGGCGGCCGAGATCGCCCGGCACCGGGGGGTGGGCATCTGCTGCCCGATCGCCCCGTACGCCCAGGCGCGGGCCGCCGTCCGGGAGATGGCCCGGTCGGCCGGGGCGGGCTTCCTGCTGGTGCACGTGGCCACCCCGCTGGAGGTCTGCGAGCAGCGCGACCGCAAGGGCCTGTACGCCCGTGCCCGCGCCGGCCTGCTCACCGGGATGACCGGGATCGACGACCCGTACGAGGCCCCGACCGATGCCGACCTGGTGGTCGACACCACCGACCAGAGCATCGAGGAGGCGGTGCAGGCGGTGCTGAACCACCTCACCGAGACCGGGTGGGTGGAGCCGCGCCTGCCGTCCGCCTGA
- a CDS encoding ABC transporter permease, whose product MPEPTGVIHDIGYQRYTGPRLGRRHVFGALYLHGLRTVFGLGRSAKAKIFPWLVVGIVTVVAAGVTAVRSQLGQVVMTYAQFADSMSWLVIFFVAVAAPELVSRDLRSGVLPLYFSRPLPRDDYALAKLLSLISAIWLLLGGPQLVMFLGAAFTTPDGLRGTWNELLDLLPGLLYAGLWAVVFASIGLLIASLTGKRAFAAGGIVAVFLMTTPVVGVLSILPSRAVNELAFLASPSTLVGGVGTWALGDLLVPADQGGGIPIGSFGPVYAIVAVLLVSACTALLLLRYRKVAAR is encoded by the coding sequence ATGCCTGAGCCGACCGGCGTCATCCACGACATCGGCTACCAGCGCTACACCGGCCCGAGGCTGGGCCGCCGGCACGTCTTCGGCGCGCTCTACCTGCACGGCCTGCGGACCGTCTTCGGGTTGGGCCGCAGCGCCAAGGCGAAGATCTTCCCCTGGCTGGTGGTCGGCATCGTGACCGTGGTGGCCGCCGGCGTCACCGCCGTGCGCAGCCAGCTCGGCCAGGTGGTGATGACGTACGCCCAGTTCGCCGACTCGATGAGCTGGCTGGTCATCTTCTTCGTCGCGGTGGCCGCCCCCGAGCTGGTCTCCCGGGACCTGCGCAGCGGCGTGCTCCCGCTGTACTTCTCCCGGCCGCTGCCGCGCGACGACTACGCGCTGGCCAAGCTGCTCTCCCTGATCAGCGCGATCTGGCTGCTGCTGGGCGGGCCGCAGCTGGTGATGTTCCTGGGGGCGGCGTTCACCACCCCCGACGGCCTGCGCGGCACCTGGAACGAGCTGCTGGACCTGCTGCCCGGGTTGCTCTACGCCGGGCTGTGGGCGGTGGTCTTCGCCTCGATCGGCCTGTTGATCGCCTCGCTCACCGGCAAGCGGGCGTTCGCCGCCGGGGGGATCGTGGCGGTCTTCCTGATGACCACCCCGGTCGTCGGCGTGCTGTCGATCCTGCCGTCCCGCGCGGTCAACGAGCTGGCCTTCCTCGCCTCGCCGTCGACACTGGTCGGTGGAGTGGGCACCTGGGCGCTCGGCGACCTGCTGGTGCCCGCCGACCAGGGCGGCGGAATCCCGATCGGGAGCTTCGGCCCGGTCTACGCGATCGTCGCCGTGCTGCTGGTCTCCGCCTGCACCGCCCTGCTGCTGCTGCGATACCGGAAGGTGGCCGCCCGATGA
- a CDS encoding CotH kinase family protein, giving the protein MARSLRTRSVLPPRLRRRLPVRVRQNWKLLTTCAAFLAVLTLVLGTERIRPYVTSTGDSGGDVVSVDIPGTVDLFDAGRAHEISLTFRNADYERMLDVYWKEGEKGYVEADLTVDGTTIPSVGIRLKGNSTLGQLSWKGETRPSGGRGEDGGGARPGGGFPGGRPDGGPPQGARFPGGGMPDGAAPGAQQPGAGEQAGGGQQAGGGQQAGGGQQAGGGQFPGGMTRTGLKAEEPETLPWLLSFDEFVDGRRYQGHREVAVRVGGMGGGSTVLNEALSLSLLDATGEAAQRYAYSSFSVNDRPTTARLLVEHPDEHFADQMDGTGVLYKSLASGSFTDQGDDPTEYADDFKQITMKGSQDLQPVINLIRWVTSASDEEFAAHLADKVDVASFARYVALQNLLLNFDDMAGPGKNYYLWYDLGTKKFSVISWDHNLTFSGNASQGPHDSGGLGTGRGVPGAAGPDGAGQAAPGGTGQQPGRPAGQAGQPAGPDARDTENGDGPRGGMMTGHQLKERFLASAAFTGTYEDAYRELYQQVYGSGKAAGSLTAISTVLKGVEGADDATVDADAARLRTLIGQRTEALAKHEVIARG; this is encoded by the coding sequence ATGGCGCGCTCCCTGCGTACCCGGTCGGTGCTGCCGCCCCGGCTGCGTCGTCGGCTGCCGGTCCGGGTGCGGCAGAACTGGAAGCTGCTCACCACCTGCGCGGCCTTCCTCGCCGTGCTGACCCTGGTGCTGGGGACGGAACGGATCCGCCCCTACGTGACCAGCACCGGGGACTCCGGGGGCGACGTGGTGAGCGTGGACATCCCCGGCACCGTCGACCTCTTCGACGCCGGTCGCGCGCACGAGATCTCGCTGACGTTCCGGAACGCGGACTACGAGCGGATGCTCGACGTCTACTGGAAGGAGGGCGAGAAGGGGTACGTCGAGGCCGACCTGACCGTCGACGGGACCACGATCCCCAGCGTGGGCATCCGACTCAAGGGCAACTCGACGCTCGGCCAGCTCAGTTGGAAGGGTGAGACGCGGCCCTCCGGGGGCCGGGGTGAGGACGGCGGTGGGGCGCGACCGGGCGGCGGGTTCCCGGGCGGGCGACCCGACGGCGGGCCGCCGCAGGGCGCCAGGTTCCCCGGCGGCGGGATGCCGGACGGCGCTGCTCCCGGCGCTCAGCAGCCCGGAGCGGGCGAGCAGGCCGGCGGCGGTCAGCAGGCGGGTGGTGGTCAGCAGGCGGGTGGTGGTCAGCAGGCCGGCGGCGGTCAGTTCCCCGGTGGGATGACCCGGACGGGGTTGAAGGCCGAGGAGCCGGAGACGTTGCCGTGGCTGCTCAGCTTCGACGAGTTCGTCGACGGCCGGCGCTACCAGGGGCACCGGGAGGTGGCCGTCCGGGTGGGCGGCATGGGCGGCGGTTCGACGGTGCTCAACGAGGCCCTGTCGCTGTCGCTGCTCGACGCCACGGGTGAGGCCGCGCAGCGGTACGCGTACTCCTCGTTCAGCGTCAACGACCGGCCCACCACCGCCCGGCTGCTGGTCGAGCACCCGGACGAGCACTTCGCCGATCAGATGGACGGCACCGGGGTGCTCTACAAGTCGCTGGCCAGCGGCAGCTTCACCGACCAGGGCGACGACCCGACCGAGTACGCCGACGACTTCAAGCAGATCACCATGAAGGGCAGTCAGGACCTGCAACCGGTGATCAACCTGATCCGGTGGGTGACGTCGGCCAGCGACGAGGAGTTCGCCGCGCACCTCGCCGACAAAGTCGACGTGGCGTCCTTCGCCCGGTACGTCGCGTTGCAGAACCTGCTGCTCAACTTCGACGACATGGCCGGCCCGGGCAAGAACTACTACCTCTGGTACGACCTGGGGACGAAGAAGTTCAGCGTGATCAGCTGGGACCACAACCTGACCTTCAGCGGCAACGCCAGCCAGGGCCCGCACGACAGCGGCGGGTTGGGCACGGGCCGGGGCGTCCCCGGCGCGGCCGGTCCCGACGGCGCGGGCCAGGCAGCACCGGGCGGGACCGGTCAGCAGCCCGGTCGGCCCGCAGGCCAGGCCGGACAGCCGGCGGGGCCGGACGCCCGGGACACGGAGAACGGGGATGGTCCGCGCGGCGGGATGATGACGGGTCACCAGCTCAAGGAGCGCTTCCTCGCCAGTGCCGCCTTCACGGGGACCTACGAGGACGCCTACCGGGAGCTGTACCAGCAGGTGTACGGCAGCGGGAAGGCGGCCGGGTCGCTCACCGCCATCAGCACGGTGCTCAAGGGCGTCGAGGGGGCGGACGACGCCACCGTCGACGCCGACGCGGCCCGGCTGCGTACCCTCATCGGCCAGCGGACCGAGGCCCTGGCCAAGCACGAGGTCATCGCCCGGGGCTGA
- the galT gene encoding galactose-1-phosphate uridylyltransferase, giving the protein MKRTAIELADGRELIYFDERDDAVRDQPDQRELPPPPPASQLRYDPLTDEWVAVAVHRQTRTFLPPADQCPLCPSRGDRHSEIPAPDYDVAVFENRFPALSQRIADEPAEITGFTPVRPGQGRCEVVCFTDDHQASFASLSPRRVRLVLDALADRTEAVGALPGVEQVFCFENRGVEIGVTLHHPHGQIYAYPFVTPRTRSLLAAARRHADRTGGGNLYADVLATERATGDRVVAANDHWTAFVPAAARWPFEVHVAPHRPVPDIPALDDAERDAFGPLYLDVLRRFDGLFDLPMPYISAWHQAPVRIDRGLGHLHLQLFTVRRARDKLKYLAGSESGMGVFINDIAPERAAELLRAG; this is encoded by the coding sequence GTGAAGCGTACGGCGATCGAGCTGGCCGACGGCCGCGAGCTGATCTACTTCGACGAGCGGGACGACGCCGTCCGGGACCAACCGGACCAGCGGGAACTCCCCCCGCCCCCACCGGCCTCCCAGCTCCGGTACGACCCGCTCACCGACGAGTGGGTGGCGGTGGCGGTGCACCGGCAGACCAGGACCTTCCTCCCCCCGGCCGACCAGTGCCCGCTGTGCCCGTCCCGCGGCGACCGGCACAGCGAGATCCCCGCGCCCGACTACGACGTGGCGGTCTTCGAGAACCGGTTCCCCGCGCTGAGCCAACGGATCGCCGACGAACCGGCCGAGATCACCGGGTTCACCCCGGTCCGCCCCGGTCAGGGCCGCTGCGAGGTGGTCTGCTTCACCGACGACCACCAGGCCTCCTTCGCCAGCCTCTCCCCCCGGCGGGTCCGGCTGGTCCTGGACGCGCTGGCCGACCGGACCGAGGCCGTCGGCGCGCTGCCCGGCGTGGAACAGGTGTTCTGCTTCGAGAACCGGGGGGTGGAGATCGGGGTCACCCTGCACCACCCGCACGGCCAGATCTACGCGTACCCGTTCGTCACGCCACGCACCCGGTCACTGCTGGCGGCGGCACGCCGGCACGCTGACCGTACCGGCGGGGGCAACCTCTACGCCGACGTGCTCGCCACCGAACGGGCCACCGGCGACCGGGTGGTCGCGGCCAACGACCACTGGACGGCGTTCGTCCCGGCGGCGGCCCGCTGGCCGTTCGAGGTGCACGTCGCACCGCACCGGCCGGTGCCGGACATCCCGGCGCTCGACGACGCCGAACGGGACGCCTTCGGCCCGCTCTACCTGGACGTGCTGCGCCGCTTCGACGGGCTGTTCGACCTGCCGATGCCGTACATCTCGGCCTGGCACCAGGCACCGGTACGGATCGACCGGGGACTGGGCCACCTGCACCTGCAGTTGTTCACCGTGCGCCGGGCCAGGGACAAGCTCAAGTACCTGGCCGGCTCCGAGTCGGGGATGGGTGTGTTCATCAACGACATCGCCCCCGAGCGGGCCGCCGAACTCCTACGCGCCGGCTGA
- a CDS encoding ABC transporter ATP-binding protein, with product MTTLDTDARPAVTTSTLDLAGVSRWYGNVVAVNDVTMRLGPGVTGLLGPNGAGKTTLLHMMAGFLAPSRGTLTLDGESTWRNPAVYRRLGLVSEREAVHSFLTAKEFVLASAKLHRLTDPEAATRRAIELVEMTDAQDRRIGTYSKGMRQRTRVAAALVHDPQVLLLDEPFNGMDPRQRLHMMGLLHSLGDAGRTILFSSHILEEVEQVSGTVQVMVAGRLAASGDFRTIRRLMTNRPHVFAVRSTDDRALAVALMADPSVAGVELDKTGLTVRAGDYGAFTRALPRIALARQIRVRQLTPEDESLESVFSYLVEA from the coding sequence ATGACCACACTCGACACCGACGCCCGGCCGGCGGTCACCACCAGCACCCTGGATCTCGCCGGGGTCTCCCGCTGGTACGGCAACGTGGTGGCGGTCAACGACGTCACCATGCGGCTCGGCCCCGGGGTGACCGGCCTGCTCGGCCCGAACGGCGCGGGTAAGACCACCCTGCTGCACATGATGGCCGGCTTCCTCGCCCCCTCCCGGGGCACGCTCACCCTCGACGGCGAGTCCACCTGGCGCAACCCGGCCGTCTACCGCCGGCTCGGGCTGGTCAGCGAGCGCGAGGCGGTGCACTCCTTCCTCACCGCCAAGGAGTTCGTGCTGGCCAGCGCCAAGCTGCACCGGCTGACCGATCCGGAGGCCGCGACCCGCCGGGCGATCGAGCTGGTCGAGATGACCGACGCGCAGGACCGCCGGATCGGCACCTACTCCAAGGGGATGCGGCAGCGCACCCGGGTGGCCGCCGCGCTGGTGCACGACCCGCAGGTGCTGCTGCTCGACGAGCCGTTCAACGGGATGGACCCGCGCCAGCGGCTGCACATGATGGGCCTGCTGCACTCCCTCGGTGACGCCGGGCGGACGATCTTGTTCAGCTCGCACATCCTGGAGGAGGTCGAGCAGGTCTCCGGCACGGTGCAGGTGATGGTGGCGGGCCGGCTGGCCGCCTCCGGCGACTTCCGGACCATCCGCCGGCTGATGACCAACCGGCCGCACGTCTTCGCGGTCCGCTCCACCGACGACCGGGCGCTGGCCGTGGCGCTGATGGCCGACCCGTCGGTCGCCGGCGTCGAGCTGGACAAGACCGGCCTGACCGTACGCGCCGGCGACTACGGCGCGTTCACCCGGGCGCTGCCCAGGATCGCGCTCGCCCGGCAGATCCGGGTCCGGCAGTTGACCCCCGAGGACGAGTCCCTGGAGAGCGTCTTCTCCTACCTGGTGGAGGCCTGA
- a CDS encoding DM13 domain-containing protein, translated as MSRRLFRAPLTWVAVAVLGVGAAFGLYWFQPWKVVTDNRVDEQLSAVDAAPTGGTPTGTAPAGVTPTGTVPPVPGEPTPAGSPTTGRPVVVSRGAFVSHKHDTSGDARIVRTTDGRHRLELVGLDTSNGPDLKVWLTDRPVHTSRAGWGVFDDGRRVELGRLKGNRGDQAYAIPAGTDLTGLTSVTIWCARFAVSFGAAPLVAGG; from the coding sequence ATGTCCCGTCGTCTGTTCCGTGCCCCGCTGACCTGGGTCGCCGTCGCCGTCCTCGGTGTCGGCGCCGCCTTCGGCCTCTACTGGTTCCAGCCCTGGAAGGTGGTCACCGACAACCGGGTCGACGAACAGCTCTCCGCGGTGGACGCCGCCCCGACCGGTGGCACGCCCACCGGCACCGCGCCCGCCGGTGTCACGCCCACCGGCACCGTGCCGCCCGTCCCGGGGGAACCGACCCCCGCCGGCAGCCCCACCACCGGCCGGCCGGTGGTGGTCAGCCGGGGGGCGTTCGTCAGCCACAAGCACGACACCTCGGGCGATGCCCGGATCGTCCGGACCACCGACGGCCGGCACCGGTTGGAGCTGGTCGGGCTGGACACCTCCAACGGCCCCGATCTGAAGGTCTGGCTGACCGACCGGCCGGTGCACACCAGCCGGGCCGGCTGGGGCGTCTTCGACGACGGTCGCCGGGTGGAGTTGGGCCGGCTCAAGGGCAACCGGGGCGACCAGGCGTACGCCATTCCGGCCGGCACCGACCTCACCGGGCTGACCAGCGTCACGATCTGGTGTGCACGGTTCGCCGTCTCGTTCGGGGCCGCGCCCCTGGTCGCGGGCGGCTGA
- a CDS encoding DeoR/GlpR family DNA-binding transcription regulator — translation MLARQRQATILDRVRAAGGVRVTELAAEFGVSDMTIRRDLDTLHEQGLLAKVHGGATATGSTDEPGFHAKSVRQSAEKAAIAGHAAGLVRPGAAIALSAGTTTAELARRLVDVPGLTVVTNSLPVAEILHTAGRPDQTVVLTGGVRTPSDALVGPLAVEAIRSLHLDLLFLGVHGITERAGFTTPNLMEAETDRALVEAADRLVVLADHTKWGTVGISSIVGLGAADVLVSDDRLAPQARQVIDEKVGELVIVTGTGRAAGQETTR, via the coding sequence ATGCTGGCGCGGCAGCGGCAGGCCACCATCCTCGACCGGGTCCGGGCCGCCGGTGGCGTACGGGTCACCGAGCTGGCCGCCGAGTTCGGTGTCTCCGACATGACCATCCGGCGTGACCTGGACACCCTGCACGAGCAGGGGCTGCTGGCCAAGGTGCACGGCGGCGCCACCGCCACCGGCTCGACCGACGAGCCGGGCTTCCACGCCAAGTCCGTCCGGCAGTCCGCCGAGAAGGCCGCCATCGCCGGCCACGCCGCCGGCCTGGTCCGCCCGGGTGCCGCGATCGCCCTCTCCGCCGGCACCACCACCGCCGAGCTGGCCCGCCGCCTGGTCGACGTGCCGGGGCTGACCGTGGTGACCAACTCGCTGCCGGTGGCCGAGATCCTGCACACCGCCGGCCGCCCCGACCAGACCGTGGTGCTGACCGGCGGGGTACGCACCCCGTCCGACGCGCTCGTCGGGCCGCTGGCCGTCGAGGCCATCCGCTCGCTCCACCTGGACCTGCTCTTCCTCGGCGTCCACGGGATCACCGAGCGGGCCGGCTTCACCACCCCCAACCTGATGGAGGCGGAGACCGACCGGGCCCTGGTGGAGGCCGCCGACCGGCTGGTCGTCCTCGCCGACCACACCAAGTGGGGCACCGTGGGCATCTCCTCCATCGTCGGCCTGGGCGCCGCCGACGTGCTGGTCAGCGACGACCGGCTGGCCCCGCAAGCGCGCCAGGTGATCGACGAGAAGGTGGGCGAGTTGGTGATCGTGACAGGCACGGGCCGGGCGGCCGGGCAGGAGACGACGCGGTGA
- a CDS encoding NADP-dependent isocitrate dehydrogenase: protein MAKIKVNNPVVELDGDEMTRIIWKQIREQLILPYLDVDLHYYDLSIQHRDATDDQVTIDAANAIAEHGVGVKCATITPDEARVEEFGLKKMWRSPNGTIRNILGGVVFREPIIMSNVPRLVPGWTKPIIIGRHAHGDQYKATDFVVPGPGTVTISYTPADGGAPMELEVANFPGGGIAMGMYNYDESIRDFARASFRYGLDRGYPVYLSTKNTILKAYDGRFKDLFAEVFETEFASEFAAAGITYEHRLIDDMVAAALKWEGGYVWACKNYDGDVQSDTVAQGFGSLGLMTSVLLSPDGRTVEAEAAHGTVTRHYRQYQKGEKTSTNPIASIYAWTRGLAHRGKLDGTPAVTEFADTLEQVIVDTVESGKMTKDLALLISRDAPWQTTDEFMNTLDENLARKLGA from the coding sequence ATGGCGAAGATCAAGGTAAACAACCCGGTCGTGGAGCTCGACGGCGACGAGATGACCCGGATCATCTGGAAGCAGATCCGGGAGCAGTTGATCCTGCCCTACCTCGACGTCGACCTGCACTACTACGACCTGTCGATCCAGCACCGGGACGCCACCGACGACCAGGTGACCATCGACGCCGCGAACGCCATCGCCGAGCACGGCGTCGGCGTCAAGTGCGCGACCATCACCCCGGACGAGGCCCGGGTGGAGGAGTTCGGCCTCAAGAAGATGTGGCGGTCGCCGAACGGCACCATCCGCAACATCCTCGGCGGCGTCGTCTTCCGCGAGCCGATCATCATGTCCAACGTGCCGCGGCTGGTCCCCGGCTGGACCAAGCCGATCATCATCGGCCGGCACGCCCACGGTGACCAGTACAAGGCCACCGACTTCGTGGTCCCCGGGCCAGGCACCGTCACCATCAGCTACACCCCGGCCGACGGCGGCGCCCCGATGGAGCTGGAGGTCGCCAACTTCCCGGGCGGCGGCATCGCCATGGGCATGTACAACTACGACGAGTCGATCCGGGACTTCGCCCGCGCCTCGTTCCGGTACGGCCTGGACCGGGGCTACCCGGTCTACCTGTCCACCAAGAACACCATCCTCAAGGCGTACGACGGCCGGTTCAAGGATCTCTTCGCCGAGGTGTTCGAGACCGAGTTCGCCAGCGAGTTCGCCGCCGCCGGCATCACCTACGAGCACCGGCTCATCGACGACATGGTCGCCGCCGCGCTCAAGTGGGAGGGCGGCTACGTCTGGGCCTGCAAGAACTACGACGGCGACGTGCAGTCCGACACCGTCGCGCAGGGCTTCGGCTCGCTCGGCCTGATGACCTCCGTGCTGCTCTCCCCGGACGGCCGTACCGTCGAGGCGGAGGCCGCGCACGGCACGGTCACCCGGCACTACCGGCAGTACCAGAAGGGCGAGAAGACCTCGACCAACCCGATCGCGTCGATCTACGCCTGGACCCGGGGCCTGGCCCACCGGGGCAAGCTGGACGGCACCCCGGCGGTCACCGAGTTCGCCGACACCCTGGAGCAGGTCATCGTCGACACCGTCGAGAGCGGCAAGATGACCAAGGACCTCGCGCTGCTCATCTCGCGGGACGCCCCGTGGCAGACCACCGACGAGTTCATGAACACCCTCGACGAGAACCTGGCGCGCAAGCTCGGCGCCTGA
- a CDS encoding DUF4956 domain-containing protein: MDITFQDLSGTFSTGDIALTLSLSFLLSAMIGWVYRATHRNVSYSQSYVQTLIILGMLISLIMLVVGSNIARAFALVGALSVVRFRNAIKETRDVGFIFLVMGVGMACGTRFYSLAVAAAVAISLIIVVMYRFNWFALNVQRQVVKVQVPAGGNHTADIQDVLVRYTTEFELVSMETIRAGALTEMTYTVRLKKGGEPGDLISALSERTSGQRVTVLTGYDQTDL; the protein is encoded by the coding sequence ATGGACATCACGTTCCAGGACCTGTCCGGCACCTTCAGCACGGGCGACATCGCCCTCACGCTGTCGTTGTCCTTTCTGCTCAGCGCTATGATCGGCTGGGTCTACCGGGCCACCCACCGCAACGTGTCGTACAGCCAGTCGTACGTCCAGACGCTGATCATCCTGGGCATGCTGATCTCGCTGATCATGCTGGTGGTGGGCTCCAACATCGCGCGGGCCTTCGCCCTGGTCGGCGCGCTGTCGGTGGTGCGGTTCCGCAACGCCATCAAGGAGACCCGCGACGTCGGCTTCATCTTCCTGGTGATGGGCGTCGGGATGGCCTGCGGCACCCGGTTCTACAGCCTGGCCGTCGCCGCCGCCGTGGCGATCAGCCTGATCATCGTGGTGATGTACCGGTTCAACTGGTTCGCGCTCAACGTGCAGCGGCAGGTCGTCAAGGTCCAGGTCCCGGCCGGCGGCAACCACACCGCTGACATCCAGGACGTGCTGGTCCGGTACACCACCGAGTTCGAACTGGTCAGCATGGAGACGATCCGGGCCGGTGCGCTCACCGAGATGACGTACACGGTCCGGTTGAAGAAGGGCGGCGAGCCGGGCGACCTGATCAGCGCGCTCAGCGAGCGGACCTCGGGCCAACGGGTGACGGTGCTGACCGGCTACGACCAGACGGACCTGTGA